In Podarcis raffonei isolate rPodRaf1 chromosome 8, rPodRaf1.pri, whole genome shotgun sequence, the genomic window gtggcgtattaataataataataataataataataataataattattattattattattattattattattattattattattattactacacagGGTCATGTGGTCCTGAAACAGACCCTGGACATGGatcggcaaccagtgcagctcttAAAAGTACCTAATGGGCCATTTCAGAGAACGTTTTAGCTCCTGAACccttttcaagggcagccccacattgaGCGTGTCACGGTAGTCAAGTCTGGAGGGTATGAAAACCCGACCGGTGGAGCTGGGGCCAACCTCTCCCTGGGGAAGAGTGCCGCAGGGGCACCAGCTGGAGCTGGCAAGAGGCTTGCACCCCGTTCTGGCGGCGGACTGAGGAGGAGGCACCCACAGGTGAGAGCAGCAGGAGCGGGAGGTTGCCTTGGGCATGTCGCTGGGGCCCAGAGAGCGACAGATGAGACACGCTCCGTGCCCCACCTGGAAGGACCTGGCATCccgtctcctcctctctcccctctgGCACGTGAACTGGATTTCACCTGCGATGATGGGATGTCACGCGTCTCTCTTGCTTGACCCAGAGAACTGCCTGCTGCTCCCAAATCCCCACCTCTTTCTTCATGGCTCTCGGAGCAAGTGGGCTTCCCCTCCTGTCTTTCCTGGTAGGAAACAGCTTCTGGGTAAACaagaggaagtggggaagagGTGAGTGGCTTGTTCCAGCAGCCTTGCTCTCGGGGAAAGGCTTGGTGGGGAGGGCTCAGCAAAGCCAGGCGGAACTCAAGGGCGGCCAAAGGCTGCTGGCTGGCGGCTCAGGGAGCAGTTAAGTCCGGATTTCTGACCAAGTCATGCACTTTGGCTTACAAGCATCACACTTGCCCTGGCCAGgcagggtatagggcagtatataaatatctagacccccgggtatagggtggtatataaattcaataaataataataataaccaggcCCAACACTGTCTGAGGGGGGTCCGTCCTCACATCTACTCTCCTCTGGAGATAAATGAGTTTTGATATTTTGCAGTTTGCTTAtaaatgtacatacatacatttcaTTTGAATACCAAACTTCATCTGTAGATATCGGGGCAGGTCaccacataaaaatacaagataaaaacataaatacataataaaacaaaatacataatataaacaagaacacacacatataacccccacctcccccaaacacatttaaaagggctgtAAGATGTAAATCAGACAAAGGCCTGTTGAAGAAGAACATTTTcgcctggctcctaaaggtgtctattattattattattattattattattactactactactaacaacaacaacaacaacaataatagcgataaaacatcagtcattaaaaacttccctaagcagggctgccttcaggtgtcttctaaaagtcagatagttgtttatttccttgacatctgatgggagggtgttccacagtgtgggcgccaccaccaagaaggccctctgcctgaaagtgGCAGCtgaaccttcctggggagagcatcctataaatggggagtcactgcagaaaaggcccattctcatgttgccaccctccagacctctggtGGAGGAGGATCTGGGTCAATtcttatggggagaggcagcccttgaAGTcgtgagccatttaaggctttataggccaaaaacagcactttgaattgggcctggagactaattggcagccagtgaagtTGGGCCATGAATGGTGAAATATCttccaaccatcttgccccagtgagcaaccaggccaccaaattctgcaccagctgaagattCTGAACCACCGTCAGaagcagccctacgtataactaACTGCCTCCATCTTATCTGgactgagtttcagtttgttgtctctcatccagtccattactgaggcaagacactggtccggCATTTCCCCTGCCTGACCTGCAGGTGTAAGGGAGAAGTAGAGTTGTGTGTTGTCAGCAAATTGCTGACAGCAAGCTCCGGATGACACCACACAGCGAGTTTGTGTAGACAGGGGATAAAATCAATCCCTGATTGGGGGTTGCTCCACAGGACTGAAACATCTTCCTTAAAAAtgtccatccaagtaggactggagccaccacagaaaagtgcCACCAACCCCTAACTCAGACAGCCGCTCCAGAAGGACACCATGGCCGATGGTATTGTTAAAGGAAAATTCCTGGCTCACTTGGATTTGCCAAACAAAGATATCAGCCAAGAatattggagcaaaacagcagcctgtaggcctggtctttattcaaggaactgttgcaacaggacttccacctACCGCatggaagaagcagaaagaagccCCAACGAAAGGATGGCTCCCTTTTCTATAAGCTTCCCCTTTTACCCATATCACCCTTAGTGAAGCATCATACGGACATCATATATACATCACAGCCATGTCATAATCTGGGAGGGGTCTCCTGGCAGAAACATGAGCATCAGGTTTTTCCCCATCCCTCCCTTGACCTCCACCTCATACCCATTAAGTAAAAGAAAAGGTATGTACATGTTCCTGTTCTCCTGGTCAAGATAATCATACCCCTTTGTCTTGACCAAGATCCTAATAAACTTAGGTTGGGTTTATTAttgtttctggaatggctacctgtctggcactcaggggCCAGCGGTTATCACCCAGGCAAGGAGGCTGCTGAGTACCTGGTCTCAGCCTTGGGGGATTACGGCTGCCCACATCCCAGGCTCCCCCCTTGGTAGCCATTCCTTTCCTGAACAGAACAAAGTTGGGACAGTGCAAATACAATACTAGAGCAATTTTATATGACTTTCTAAAGTTTTCCCATTGAGCCAGTAgacagatacatttatcagtgaattgttgcaTTTGTTAATGTGCAgtagaggccctttgaatagagatAGGAAAAAAttgtgtgatgaagtgttttgtggggacatttgCAGGAGTGATTGTGTTGAGTTTGGTAGTCGGGGGGTGTATGatgtctgctggaggggcaacttCCAAATAAACTTTACATAAATTAACTGCTATAAGAAAAAAACTGTTCcttttctgtcagggaactgccatcggagccagtagtggaggcaaggctcccaagcgatgccggagaagggcccagcagggagagaggggaatcatcggctggggaaggaaatcagcgtaacaccagggataaaggggggcggatggaggaatcggagagggggctccaggactcttcgccggagaccagcggggagagcacaagtcctccgctacccacacccaccctgcgcagaagacttccgcgcagggaaagtaggcgtagacttggcgtcaaagaacttctttgctggaagaagttcaagaaacgcccactgacggattctgctagcgactgaaacagccacgaagtgaagggctgtccagccaggaaaaggtttaaccaggcaacctagccaggagtggcggcaacttacacacgagcaaccccatataaccattacattttcccttatggggtatccaagagcccgtatagagtcctttatcgggttccctatcagtaggagaaaataacagaggccaaccagagaatactgagaagcaaagcagctaggaagcttgatctttattaaactgttgcaacagggtcccccgcTCACTCCACACAGGGAGGGAGAACTAATAGCCGTACCCCAGCCAACTGTTGGTTCCCTCAGTGCTTAAGGCAGTAGTTAAATCTGAGCTTGATGTGCCTATACACTCTAAAAAAACACCTGCCTTAGCTGACAAATTATATGACTTGGATCCTGAATCATGGCACATATTAAGACTCCTACTATAGACAGACCAATTTTAAATCTGTCATTGTGACATCTGGTCCCCAAGGAAGGAAATGCTCAACTTCTGGACACTACTGATAGGAGAATCGAATTTGCCTTATGTAAGACCCATGATGCAACGGCCCTCTCTACGAGAGCTGCCTGCGTAGCATCCTCACGTGCTCCAGCTTGAGGATGTATTGCAATCTCCTCCCCAAGATCCAGCTCGACAGCACCAGATTCTGGCCAAACTCCTTAAAGCTCGAGCTTTTATGGCAAGCGCCTCCCTGGACTCCATGCTGTTTGCAGCTAGAGCAATGACATCCTAGGTAGCTGCTAGGCGCACCCTGTGCCTAAAGCCCTGGAACGCTGATGCTGCCTCTAAAGTAAACCTTTCCGCTGAACCTTTTTCAGGTGGTCAGCCAGAAGGGAGGAGCTACTAAAAGTATTATTAGTATAATACtaatattaaaagaactggcagatgtgatttcagaaccactggcagtcatctttgagaattcctggagaacaggcgaagtcccggcagactggaggagggcaaatgttgtccctattttcaaaaaggggaaaagagaggacccaaataattaccgcccagtcagtctgacatcaataccagggaagattctggagcagatcattaagcaaacagtctgtgagcacctggaaaggaatgctgtgatcaccaatagtcagcatggatttctgaaaaataagtcatgtcagactaacctgatctcgttttttgacagaattacaagcctggtagatgaagggaacgcagtggatgtagcctaccttgatttcagcaaggcatttgacaaggtgccccatgatattcttgtaaagaagctggtaaaatgcggtcttgactatgctaccactcagtggatttgtaactggctgactgaccgaacccaaagggtgctcatcaatggttcctcttcatcctggagaagagtgactagtggggtgccacagggttctgtcttgggcccggtcttattcaacatctttatcaacgacttggatgatggactcaagggcatcctgatcaaatttgcagatgacaccaaactgggaggggtggctaacaccccagaggacaggaacacacttcaaaacgaccttgacagattagagaactgggccaaaacaaacaagatgaattttaacagggagaaatgtaaagtattgcacttgggcaaaaaaaatgagaggcacaaatacaagatgggtgacacctggcttgagagcactacatgtgaaaaggatctaggagtcttggttgaccacaaacttgacatgagccaacagtgtgacgcggcagctaaaaaagccaatgcaattctgggctgcatcaataggagtatagcatctagatcaagggaagtaatagtgccactgtattctgctctggtcagacctcacctggagtactgtgtccagttctgggcaccacagttcaagaaggacactgacaaactggaacgtgtccagaggagggcaaccaaaatggtcaaaggcctggaaacgatgccttatgaggaacggctaagggagctgggcatgtttagcctggagaagaggaggttaaggggtgatatgatagccatgttcaaatatataaaaggatgtcacatagaggagggagaaaggttgttttctgctgctccagagaagcggacacggagcaatggatccaaactacaagaaagaagattccacctaaacattaggaagaacttcctgacagtaagagctgtttgacagtggaatttgctgccaaggagtgtggtggagtctccttctttggaggtctttaagcagaggcttgacaaccatatgtcaggagtgctctgatggtgtttcctgcttggcagggggttggactcgatggcccttgtggtctcttccaactctatgattctatgattctatgattctatgagagggCCTGAAGCTCTGACATCCACAGTCGGCAGGGCCAAAAAGAAGGCAGCAGAGCCACCTCTGTCTTTTCCTGTCTGATCTTGCGAAGGACCGTGGAAGGATGGATTGAGGTGGGAATGCATAGAGGAGGCCTTCAGGCCACGGGGACACTAAGGCATCTCATGCCTCTGCTTGAGGGTCTTGAAATCTCAAAAATTAATGTAGTAATTGACAAGTGGCTTTGCTTGCAAACAAGTCCACTTCGAACTGGCCCCAGCCAGAGCCTCCTTTCTGCAGAGCATGGGAAGCTTGTTGTCTTCCTAGAGCACAATATACATCAGGAGGCCTAGTTGGATCAGAATTGAGTATACgcttccagagttaacactaaatacattacttctggtaacttagccaccatagccactagagggACATGAAAATTgatgtcctgggctttttagactcatctacccaccagacgcaggtggcgctgtgggttaaaccagagcctagggcttgccgatcagaaggtcggcggttcgaatcccgttgctcgttccctgctcctgccaacctagcagttcgaaagcacgtcaaagtgcaagtagataaataggtaccactccggtgggaagggaaacggcgtttccgtgcgctactctggtttgccagaagcggcttagtcatgctggccacatgacccaggagctgtacaccggctcccttggccaataaagcgccgcaaccccagagtcggtcacaactggacctaatggtcaggggtccctttacctttacccaccagaagtggcttagtcatgctggccacatgacctggaagctgtctgcggacaaatgccggctccctcagccagtaaagcgagacgagcgccacaaccctagagttgtccgcgacaggacctaacggtcaggggtacctttacgtaCTATCTGAAACTAAAGGGGTGTATTggtttgccagatgtgaaatatattggcattgttTTCAGCTCTCTCATCCTACTTCTTGCCCAGCTTGATCAAATGCCCGGCCACCTTGCCACAGAGCAGCAGTCACCCAATCCTTCGCTGCTCTGAATCCAGGGGCTGCTTCCTGTGCTCTGGCCACGTAGGTCCAGTCAGGCCTCTTCTGGAACAGGTGCGTCTCGCCTGTGTCAAAGACTTCCTCTGAAAGGCATCCCTCGCCCTGCACAACGCCCACTGCTGCGTGCGGCAGCCTCTTCGGCCCGCCAGGGGACACTTCTGTGCCTGCGGATTCCCATTGTTACGGAAATGACATGggaggggggcacatctttaaagttgttacaatgctacaaatattatgcctgaatgtatccttttgacttgacagctcagggaagatacctagTTTTCGtataaatcatataaaatcaaccccTTTGCCAATTTCCTCCATTCCAATACCATTTGAACCCTGAAAGGTGAATTTGGGCTCCACCTCTCTCCATGAACCAAGaagtcatgtgggcagcaggaaGAGGGCATCCCGCCATAATTCCCCAAGCGTGAGAGCACATACAGGGCCCCCCACCCAGGGAGTGACCAAGGGGGCAATACTAGACATCCGCAGAGGCAGTTGAGCAAGGcaggtgttctgaaagcccatctccagaCAATGTCAAGAGTTTCATTGTTCCTTCTGTGATGGGGACTTAAGAGGTGTTGGGAAAGGTGTCTGATCAAGGGACCTCATGTTGAACTTGTGTAACCcttgtgtaaaaaggtaaaggacccctgaccgttaaatccagttgtggatgactctggagttgtgcgctcatctcgctctataggccgagggagccggcatttgtccgcagacagcttccgggtcatgtggccagcatgactaaggcgcttctggtgaaccagagcagcgcacggaaacgctgtttaccttcctgctggagcggtacctatttatctacttgcactttgacgtgctttcgaactgctaggtgggcaggagcagggaccgagcaacgggaactcaccccatcgcagggattcaaactgccgaccttctgatcggcaagccctaggctctgtggtttaacccccagcgccccCCGCGCCCCTAACCCTTGTGtacccctccccatttgtgacaTGCTAGCGATGTAGTGATGATGTATCAGTGATGCCCCTCGAAGTGTATTCTGGAAGGAGGTTTAAAAGAGGATGTCCCTCCATGCTCAGGGTTCCTTACTCCGTGTGGGAATCAAGGTCACGCTCTTCTGCTCCAAATCACTTGGCTGGAACCTCCTCCTTTTCTGACCTCGTGGTCCCTCGCGGGACTCGCCCCCTGGCCAGATGGGCTGCTGAGCGGGCTCCTTCCCCCCCAGCACCACCTTCTTCGGCCTGGCGGGGCCCTTGAGGCGCTTCACCGCCTGGCGCTCCTGCCCTGGAGCCCCGGGCTCGGGGCCTTCCTTCTCCCGCTGCTTCCGGGCTCCAGCCAGGCCCTTCCCGGCTGCCAGGGTCCGGGGCCCGCGCAGGgcctcccaccccccaactccCCTCAGGACTCCAAAGTCGCAGCAAAGGCTTCTGGGACGGAAGACGCAAAGGCTTCTGGGATCGCCAGGCCCTCCTTCCGCGCCTTTCCCCCGGCGCATGCGCATTCCGCTCACAGAAACGGCTTTTTTCTCGGGTCACGTGAGCCGCTGGCTCTTCCTCTCGTCCCCATGGCAACGGcgcgctctcctccctcccttccgcgCTTCCTGCACGGCGCCGGCCGCGCGCTCGGCTACGCGTCCCGCGATTGGGGCACGGTGATTGGCCGCGGGTCGGCCTCGGAGTGCGCCTGCGCCGCGCGGCccgccttctcttccttccctcgcCGACATGGAGCGCGCCGGCGCCGCGCCGGGAGGAGCCCCGCCCGGCCGCCTGCGTGGGTGTCACGTGGGAGCGAGGGGAGGGGGGCCCCGCGACACAACAgccccccccacccgccccccCCGACGCCCCCTGacgccccccccctctctctctccccgcagcCACCAAGCGCCGCCCGCCCGGCCCCTCGGCCTCCAGCCCGGCCCTCGGGGCGGACCCCCCGCGCCTCTTCGAGGACACCAGCGCCGGCGCCTTCCTGGCCCAGCCCGTCTCCAGCTTCGCCGCCGCCTACGGGAGCAGCCTGGCCAGCCAGGGCAAGGAGATCGTGGGCAGGAACGTGAGTGCGGccccggggagggagggggcccgGGGAGCCGCCCCTTGGCCCAGAACCCAAGAAGCAGGCAggcggaagggacccccaggggtcctctagtccacccccGGAGCTCTCCTTAAAGCCCTCCCGCAACAGAGGACAAGCTAAGGCTTAGGGCCCCaagagggccccccaaaaaaattaaaggaaaaaaacctacatttccaaaatataagagaaaaaacaaataatataaaacctacagttggaagggaccccgggggccatctagtccagccccctgccaggCAGGAATCCCAACTCCGCGCATCCATATGAATGGTTGCAGGGCATTTACTCTGAGGagtgcaggggggcagctgcggtTCTCCCAGCCTCGTCACTTAAGTCCTCGCCACAGTCCTGTGAGGGAGGCTGGGCAGAGAGAGGCAGTGATATACAACAAAGGAAATCCCATTGAGACActtgaagtagtagtagtagtagtagtaaaaataataataataataataatttattcataccccgcccatctggctgggtttccccagccactccaggccacttccaacaaaacactaaaatacaataacctattaaacattaaaagcttccctaaacagggctgccttcagatgtcttctaaaagtcagacatttatttccttgacatctgataggagggcgttccacagggcgggtgccaccaccaagaaggccctctgcctggttccctgtaacttggcttcttgcagcgagggaaccaccagaaggccctcagagctggacctcagtgtctgggctgaacgatggggatggagacgctccttcagcagctcctctttcctctctgctcacgctctgcttctgctgcttctcctgccCTCCCAGATCGACCGCTTTGTCCCCGTGACCAAGCTGAAGTACTACTTTGCTGTGGACACCGTCTATGTGGGCAGGAAGCTGGGGCtgctcctcttccccttcctgcaCCAGGTGAGCCGCAAAGGGCCCCGGCTAAGGCGGGAGGGGGGGAACTGTGGGGCATCGGCCTGCTCCAAGCTGCCCCCTGGTGTGGCTTTGAGGCTCAGGCCAGGGCGCCTTCCCCTGTGCCACCCCGGCCCCTTGGCAGCAGGGAGCCCGTTGGTAGCCTGTGGGGGTTCTTGGCTGTCTTTGGCAGGACTGGCAGGTGCAGTACCAGCAGGACACCCCTGTGGCCCCCCGGTTTGATGTCAATGCTCCCGACCTCTACATTCCAGGTACGACAAGGTCTCTGGGGGTCCCTGGGGTGGCTCCAGCCCTGAGGTGGCTTGGGGGGAGATGCCCCCGGGAGGAAAATGGTGGAGGCCTTGCTTTGGCAGGGCTGAGCGCCGGTCTCTCCCGTGGCTAAGGAGCCCTTTCCCTCCGCAGTCATGGCGTTCATCACCTATGTCCTGGTGGCAGGGCTGGCGCTGGGGACCCAGAACAGGTGAGAGGTTTCAGGG contains:
- the YIF1B gene encoding protein YIF1B — protein: MERAGAAPGGAPPGRLPTKRRPPGPSASSPALGADPPRLFEDTSAGAFLAQPVSSFAAAYGSSLASQGKEIVGRNIDRFVPVTKLKYYFAVDTVYVGRKLGLLLFPFLHQDWQVQYQQDTPVAPRFDVNAPDLYIPVMAFITYVLVAGLALGTQNRFSPDLLGLQASSALAWLIVEVLAILLSLYLVTVNTDLSTIDLVAFSGYKYVGMIVGLLAGLLFGKTGYYLLLSWCCITIFVFMIRTLRLKILSEAAAEGVLVRGAKNQLRMYLTMAVAGLQPLIMYWLTFHLIY